A single Parabacteroides timonensis DNA region contains:
- a CDS encoding glucosaminidase domain-containing protein: MVAQQINFVRNLLPAAVSAGAAFNMNPVAILSQAAFESGWGTSDLSRNSRNFFGLTAYGAANEYWHGGKTTVKAADYAMDFRRYDTCENSFLDFARLIRNNYRSAWLVSNDIAAYAKEIAYSPYISELNGDDREVYRCSLVSIERTIRAVMAIIQ; the protein is encoded by the coding sequence ATGGTTGCACAACAAATCAATTTCGTAAGAAACCTCCTGCCGGCGGCCGTGTCGGCAGGAGCAGCTTTTAACATGAATCCGGTGGCTATCCTTTCGCAGGCGGCCTTTGAGAGCGGGTGGGGAACCAGCGACCTGTCGAGAAACAGCCGTAACTTCTTTGGCCTGACTGCCTACGGAGCTGCCAACGAGTATTGGCATGGCGGGAAAACGACCGTAAAGGCCGCCGATTATGCGATGGACTTCCGCCGTTACGATACGTGCGAGAACTCTTTCCTCGATTTCGCCCGACTGATCCGTAACAACTACCGTTCCGCCTGGTTGGTGAGCAACGACATCGCCGCCTATGCCAAAGAGATAGCCTACAGCCCCTACATCAGCGAACTCAATGGCGACGACCGCGAGGTTTACCGATGTAGCCTGGTCAGTATCGAGCGGACAATCCGGGCGGTGATGGCGATTATTCAGTGA
- a CDS encoding HU family DNA-binding protein: MSVRYKLVLRKDLSKDAPAGAQKYYASVNNNGTLPFKQMCQSIAAYSTASPGDVKVVLDGLMFFMKDALLRGEIVQMGDVGNFQINVGSRGVATAKEFKAALIRKPRIVFRPGVELKEILDKVSFERIDAETGSSTGGNEGEGGEDDRPVIE; encoded by the coding sequence ATGTCAGTAAGGTACAAACTGGTCTTACGTAAAGACCTGTCGAAAGATGCTCCTGCGGGAGCACAGAAGTATTATGCATCCGTCAACAACAATGGTACGCTGCCTTTCAAGCAGATGTGTCAGTCGATCGCCGCCTATTCGACGGCTTCGCCCGGTGATGTGAAAGTGGTGTTGGACGGCTTGATGTTTTTCATGAAAGACGCCCTGTTGCGCGGTGAGATCGTGCAGATGGGGGATGTCGGGAATTTCCAGATCAATGTGGGCAGTAGGGGGGTGGCTACTGCCAAGGAATTTAAAGCCGCCCTGATTCGTAAGCCCCGTATCGTATTCCGTCCGGGTGTCGAATTGAAGGAGATTCTCGACAAAGTGAGTTTCGAACGTATCGATGCGGAAACCGGTTCTTCTACCGGAGGCAACGAAGGAGAAGGGGGGGAAGACGACCGCCCTGTGATCGAGTAA
- a CDS encoding DUF4248 domain-containing protein yields MEEKQNYCRVWAFYELALCYFPGSTPKTASEKLTRWIRLSGNLKEKLIALDWKPGQKLLTPKQAMCIVNHLGEP; encoded by the coding sequence ATGGAAGAAAAGCAAAATTACTGCCGTGTGTGGGCATTTTACGAACTGGCCCTGTGTTATTTCCCCGGATCGACACCCAAGACGGCCAGTGAGAAGCTGACACGATGGATCAGGCTTTCGGGAAACCTCAAAGAGAAACTAATCGCCCTGGACTGGAAACCGGGGCAGAAACTACTCACGCCCAAACAAGCAATGTGCATTGTCAATCATCTGGGTGAACCTTAG
- a CDS encoding DUF3987 domain-containing protein has protein sequence MKQNKKQEFSWYGSLYKTREEKRVTLGWLDAFIKGNYLQFITKEIRRLSAEGRHQEAKRTKLQLPAIAVSALFPGERLTEQAGEHTGYVLVDVDGMKTPVAEYMERSKGFPWLALAYVSARGGGVHLIFRVETDTTHHLETCLALYDIVETTLGEAVDRGCTDITRTSLVCWDADCYYNPEAETFRMEAAVDTYPGPAVDTPPTPSREGKSYSTHCEKKTATEMEPLTETERLDLYLDQADLGNSWVKGQRHARLVSLAFCLNRAGFGQQAVENECVRRYAEPDFDAKEIAKTIASVYGKARAEHGTNRRENKALNEKKFAIPATFATKDTGKYPPAENEADISTNQHVTPELSYVDQALFNAAPTLLRDMIRPGLEGRQRDMAIVAALAMISTVMPRVKGNYHGDSVAPMLYLYVVARAGSGKGVLNGMYQLLQPWHYYVRSKSASYVKKNKEEIEAYELAAARSKKTGKPVMLTRPDEVVQMELKIAGTITQAKLVKQLSANEHYPGLMQESEIGILIEAIHNDHGKYTYLLNQIAHQEMIDRSSISGGTVSCNRPLMGLLTSGTFGQFVRLIPSADDGLFSRFLAYTFNEAPKWKLLTSEDDNIHADRYYAKVGAAILEAGIYLDNNPTFVRYTEQQRNRMNHRFSRMSEQARLFGNEDRLSVVHRLGRTHFCISMFLTALRKVERQSTLDEQVVSDIDFDIAMMFVLMFQQHMLTLGTMLKHDADFTPPSDPNIYETFFNDLPATFRTSEAKALGMSRGIPERTIDRHLGKWIHEGIISRLSVGKYLKKITKYGS, from the coding sequence ATGAAACAAAACAAAAAACAGGAATTCTCCTGGTATGGCAGTCTTTACAAGACCAGGGAAGAAAAGAGAGTGACACTCGGCTGGCTCGATGCATTTATTAAAGGCAACTATCTTCAGTTTATTACTAAAGAGATCCGTCGGCTAAGTGCCGAAGGCCGTCACCAGGAAGCCAAACGAACGAAACTGCAACTGCCCGCCATTGCCGTTTCGGCACTGTTTCCCGGTGAAAGACTGACGGAACAGGCTGGCGAACATACCGGCTACGTACTGGTGGACGTTGACGGCATGAAGACACCCGTTGCCGAATACATGGAACGAAGCAAAGGCTTTCCCTGGCTGGCACTGGCTTATGTCAGTGCACGGGGCGGCGGCGTACACCTGATCTTCCGGGTGGAAACGGATACCACACATCATCTGGAAACCTGCCTGGCATTGTATGATATTGTTGAAACGACTTTGGGAGAAGCGGTAGACAGGGGATGCACCGATATCACACGGACAAGTTTGGTTTGCTGGGATGCGGACTGCTATTACAATCCGGAGGCGGAGACGTTCAGGATGGAAGCGGCCGTTGACACATATCCTGGTCCTGCCGTTGACACACCCCCTACCCCCTCTCGAGAGGGGAAAAGCTACTCCACACACTGTGAGAAAAAGACGGCGACAGAAATGGAGCCATTGACGGAAACGGAGCGGCTGGATCTCTATCTGGATCAGGCAGACCTCGGAAACAGTTGGGTAAAAGGACAACGCCATGCCCGGCTGGTCAGCCTCGCCTTCTGCCTGAACCGCGCCGGCTTCGGACAGCAGGCCGTGGAAAATGAATGCGTGCGCCGTTATGCCGAGCCCGATTTCGATGCGAAGGAAATCGCCAAGACCATCGCCTCCGTTTACGGCAAGGCACGGGCAGAACATGGGACGAACCGGCGCGAAAACAAGGCCCTGAACGAGAAAAAGTTCGCCATTCCCGCCACTTTCGCCACTAAAGATACCGGAAAGTATCCACCTGCCGAAAACGAAGCGGATATAAGTACCAATCAACACGTTACTCCCGAGCTATCCTACGTAGACCAGGCTCTTTTCAATGCCGCCCCGACCCTGTTGCGGGACATGATACGCCCCGGTCTCGAAGGACGCCAGCGGGATATGGCAATCGTCGCCGCACTGGCTATGATCTCCACCGTGATGCCCCGTGTGAAAGGTAACTATCATGGCGATTCTGTCGCCCCGATGCTCTACCTCTATGTCGTGGCACGTGCCGGCTCCGGCAAGGGAGTGCTCAACGGCATGTACCAACTGCTCCAACCCTGGCACTATTACGTCCGTTCGAAATCAGCTTCGTACGTCAAGAAAAACAAGGAAGAGATAGAGGCCTACGAACTGGCTGCGGCACGAAGCAAGAAAACCGGAAAGCCGGTCATGCTCACCCGCCCTGACGAAGTCGTCCAAATGGAACTAAAAATTGCCGGAACCATCACCCAGGCCAAGCTGGTGAAACAACTGAGTGCCAACGAACATTATCCCGGACTGATGCAAGAATCGGAAATCGGTATCCTGATCGAAGCCATCCACAACGATCACGGCAAATACACCTACCTGCTCAACCAGATCGCCCATCAGGAAATGATCGACCGGTCATCCATTTCCGGCGGAACAGTGAGTTGCAACCGTCCGCTAATGGGACTGCTCACGAGCGGAACCTTCGGGCAGTTCGTACGGCTCATCCCTTCGGCCGACGATGGTCTTTTCAGCCGTTTCCTGGCTTACACCTTCAACGAGGCTCCGAAATGGAAACTCCTGACCAGCGAAGACGACAACATACATGCCGACCGTTATTATGCAAAGGTAGGCGCCGCCATCCTCGAAGCCGGCATCTACCTCGACAATAACCCGACCTTCGTACGTTACACCGAGCAACAGCGTAACCGCATGAACCACCGTTTCTCCCGCATGTCGGAACAGGCCCGGTTGTTCGGCAACGAAGACCGCCTGAGCGTGGTACACCGCCTGGGACGTACTCATTTCTGTATCAGCATGTTTCTCACCGCCCTGCGCAAAGTGGAGCGACAGAGCACGTTGGATGAACAGGTCGTTTCAGACATAGACTTCGATATTGCCATGATGTTCGTCCTTATGTTTCAGCAGCACATGCTCACATTAGGTACGATGTTAAAGCACGATGCCGATTTCACTCCACCCAGCGATCCCAATATTTACGAAACATTCTTCAACGACCTCCCCGCCACCTTCCGCACCTCCGAAGCCAAGGCACTCGGCATGTCCCGGGGAATCCCCGAAAGAACCATCGACCGTCATTTGGGAAAATGGATACATGAAGGGATAATCAGCAGATTATCAGTCGGGAAATACCTGAAAAAGATAACAAAGTATGGTAGTTGA
- a CDS encoding HU family DNA-binding protein codes for MNKQQLINTLAHKTGQTQIAVKKVIQSLTGIITDELKQGGEIRLTGFGVITRWHQAERLARNPKTGAPHMISERFSVKLKPGKELLEELNNTQTKNK; via the coding sequence ATGAACAAGCAACAATTGATCAACACGTTAGCCCATAAAACAGGGCAAACACAAATTGCCGTCAAAAAGGTTATCCAATCTTTGACCGGCATTATCACCGACGAACTGAAACAAGGTGGAGAAATCCGCTTGACAGGTTTCGGCGTCATTACAAGATGGCACCAGGCCGAACGCCTGGCACGAAATCCCAAAACAGGAGCCCCTCACATGATTTCCGAACGTTTCTCCGTAAAGCTGAAACCGGGAAAAGAACTTCTTGAAGAATTAAATAATACCCAAACTAAAAATAAATGA
- a CDS encoding GLUG motif-containing protein → MKKHLHLISYRLLITIAFLCFFSKGMRADDTTPDTWENLATPPADWSTSSTEINISSAAELAWVAKMVNENEDTGNSGKKGFEGVAITLTQDIDLADHNWIPIGEKATYPFKGSFNGGNFKIQNIYVSTLDAAGLFGITDHANIKDIQLTDCDINKKVDYTSSDYDDYAGGIVAAGKYSTIDHCTVNGKIIYQEAKGGAIGGIAGVNYEGTVTDCSFEGILTSGRKDNDHTSASIGGIVGENSFTSQTIPTITDCNANISITSVGGYATGGITSKNGGCIKNCTAQGKIDFIPNFQNEGCGGIVGGNQSNVISGYSIEKCTSSCDIHVKYQTNIPPKNTNERLYFIKAGGIAGMSETSYPIDHCTTSGTIKMELTSDAPNNIKGYTYCVGGIVGYNKTIITACESATCIFSSANFAETTTYAGGIVGYMMYNTITDSKSSGIITVDGALSYIGGIVGYISTYETITDCKSSTRFNVKGEDNYVGGITGYSFVNLTNCQYNAIDNREENQLIHYSTPTSDISTIGQTNIIGGLTALNYRSIKNCYSTANITSEGGENYIGNLVGWNYDKKSVHSEIQDCYTTGNISASGKENYIGGIAGYNPGKVTNCYATGKVEAIKTEGDEGHVGGITGENSGSISNCVALNTVGVINYAASTGRIAGTNSGTTTSNYAHSDIPGQWDTSNTSLNGEEWDGENYPFSPSDAWDFNTNTLPKLKKINNDNTYGVTIDNQPSIPLVSLSLYTITFDKPDHGELTITDQLASTIKSEDKVQGGTQLTITATPEGKYKLSELTVNGTPFNSGNTLTVSENITISATFSKIPDPQPEPDPEPTPVPPVYHLVTLPQIEGVTTDPIAGEYEVEAWSSFRFYLTLDKEYDQSSPIVTTDRGETITPRSSDGAYIIKYVRQPIAISIDGIVRNPDPVANETICTNDTKVRTEDTYLHIHTSHPETVFIYTFSGTLLHKYDNLSGDKSLWLPQGNYIVVAGNKSFKIQIQK, encoded by the coding sequence ATGAAAAAACATTTACATCTTATTTCGTATCGTCTGTTAATAACGATAGCGTTTCTCTGTTTCTTCTCCAAAGGGATGCGGGCAGATGATACCACACCGGATACATGGGAAAACCTGGCAACCCCACCTGCGGACTGGAGTACTTCTTCAACTGAGATCAACATATCTTCCGCAGCCGAACTAGCTTGGGTAGCGAAAATGGTAAACGAAAACGAAGATACCGGAAATTCCGGCAAAAAAGGGTTTGAAGGGGTGGCGATAACACTCACCCAAGATATTGACTTGGCTGATCATAATTGGATACCAATCGGAGAAAAGGCCACTTACCCATTCAAAGGTTCTTTCAATGGAGGAAATTTCAAGATACAAAATATATATGTATCTACTTTAGACGCAGCCGGTCTATTTGGAATAACAGATCATGCGAACATAAAGGACATTCAATTAACCGATTGTGACATAAATAAAAAAGTTGATTATACTTCCAGCGATTATGACGATTATGCCGGAGGGATAGTAGCCGCCGGTAAATATTCAACTATCGATCATTGTACGGTAAACGGTAAAATCATTTATCAGGAAGCAAAAGGGGGAGCCATCGGAGGTATCGCCGGAGTCAACTATGAAGGAACTGTTACAGATTGTAGTTTTGAAGGTATATTAACTTCCGGTCGAAAAGACAACGATCATACGTCTGCTTCTATCGGAGGAATAGTTGGAGAAAACAGCTTTACTAGTCAGACTATACCAACCATAACAGACTGCAATGCAAATATCAGTATTACATCAGTCGGAGGATACGCAACAGGAGGAATTACTTCAAAAAACGGAGGTTGCATAAAAAATTGTACCGCACAAGGAAAAATAGATTTCATTCCTAATTTCCAAAATGAAGGATGTGGAGGGATTGTAGGTGGCAACCAGTCTAATGTCATAAGTGGATATTCAATCGAAAAATGTACTTCTTCATGTGATATACATGTAAAATACCAGACAAATATCCCCCCAAAAAATACTAATGAAAGGCTGTATTTTATCAAAGCCGGTGGTATTGCCGGTATGAGTGAAACGTCCTATCCCATTGACCATTGTACAACCTCAGGAACCATTAAAATGGAATTAACATCCGATGCTCCCAACAATATAAAAGGCTATACCTATTGCGTCGGTGGGATTGTTGGATATAATAAGACTATAATTACAGCATGTGAATCAGCAACCTGCATTTTTTCATCTGCCAATTTCGCAGAAACGACCACATACGCAGGAGGTATCGTGGGATATATGATGTATAATACTATTACAGACAGTAAATCATCCGGTATAATAACGGTTGACGGGGCTCTGAGTTACATCGGTGGAATAGTCGGATATATATCCACATATGAAACTATTACCGATTGTAAATCATCTACCCGGTTTAATGTTAAAGGAGAGGATAATTATGTTGGAGGAATAACCGGATATAGCTTTGTCAATTTAACGAATTGCCAATATAATGCAATTGATAACAGAGAAGAAAACCAACTGATACATTATTCAACGCCAACAAGCGACATATCCACTATAGGACAAACAAATATCATAGGAGGTCTTACTGCATTAAATTATCGAAGTATAAAAAATTGTTATTCAACAGCTAACATTACGTCTGAAGGAGGAGAAAACTATATCGGTAATTTGGTCGGATGGAATTACGATAAAAAATCTGTTCATAGTGAAATACAAGATTGCTACACAACAGGGAATATCTCAGCAAGCGGAAAAGAAAATTACATCGGAGGGATTGCCGGGTACAATCCCGGAAAGGTAACAAACTGTTATGCCACAGGTAAAGTAGAAGCAATCAAAACCGAGGGTGATGAAGGACATGTCGGCGGTATTACAGGAGAGAATTCGGGTTCTATCTCGAATTGCGTAGCTCTTAATACTGTTGGCGTTATCAACTATGCGGCTTCCACAGGACGTATTGCAGGAACAAATTCAGGCACTACAACTAGTAATTATGCACATTCAGACATTCCTGGCCAGTGGGACACTAGTAATACATCTCTGAATGGCGAAGAATGGGACGGAGAAAATTATCCTTTTTCACCATCCGATGCCTGGGATTTCAATACCAACACCCTGCCTAAACTAAAAAAAATTAATAACGACAATACTTACGGGGTAACGATAGATAACCAACCCAGTATCCCCCTTGTAAGCTTGAGTCTTTATACCATTACTTTCGACAAGCCTGATCATGGTGAATTAACCATTACCGACCAGCTTGCCAGTACGATAAAATCCGAGGATAAGGTACAAGGCGGAACCCAACTTACCATCACAGCCACCCCAGAAGGCAAATACAAACTGAGCGAGCTAACGGTAAATGGCACCCCTTTCAATTCCGGAAATACATTGACCGTATCGGAAAACATCACAATCTCTGCTACTTTCAGCAAAATCCCAGATCCCCAGCCCGAACCTGATCCTGAGCCAACTCCAGTTCCTCCGGTTTACCACCTCGTCACCCTCCCTCAAATAGAAGGAGTAACCACCGACCCTATAGCCGGCGAGTACGAAGTAGAAGCCTGGAGCAGTTTCCGTTTTTACCTCACGCTCGACAAGGAATACGACCAGTCTTCTCCCATCGTCACCACCGACCGAGGCGAAACGATCACTCCACGTTCGAGCGACGGTGCATACATTATCAAATATGTACGCCAACCTATCGCGATCAGTATCGACGGTATCGTCCGCAATCCCGACCCGGTTGCCAACGAAACAATCTGCACAAACGATACGAAAGTCCGGACGGAGGATACCTATCTGCATATCCATACCTCCCACCCCGAAACCGTATTCATCTACACTTTCAGCGGGACACTCTTACATAAATACGATAATCTATCGGGAGATAAGTCTCTTTGGTTACCGCAAGGCAATTACATTGTCGTAGCAGGAAATAAGAGTTTCAAGATACAGATACAAAAATAA
- a CDS encoding UpxY family transcription antiterminator, which produces MISPQDTNWYVLYTAPRAEKQVKERIDMLGVECWLPLHRTPRVWSDRVKIVEIPLFSSYVFVRCTDTVLRDLLKVYGVIRIVFYNSKPAVVRQVEIDAIKEFLEQAAEHELCPGEEVEILTGAMRHVSGKIKKIKKNHLMLFLEQLGATVCVKLTDVARVNRLK; this is translated from the coding sequence ATGATATCCCCTCAAGATACTAACTGGTATGTTTTATATACGGCTCCACGCGCCGAAAAGCAAGTAAAAGAACGAATAGATATGTTGGGAGTAGAATGCTGGTTGCCCTTGCATCGTACTCCCCGTGTATGGTCGGATCGTGTGAAGATTGTCGAGATACCTTTGTTCAGTTCGTATGTGTTTGTCAGGTGTACGGATACTGTTTTACGCGATTTATTGAAGGTGTACGGCGTTATCCGGATTGTTTTTTATAACAGCAAACCGGCAGTTGTCCGCCAGGTCGAAATCGATGCCATTAAAGAGTTCCTGGAACAGGCTGCCGAACATGAACTTTGCCCGGGTGAGGAGGTAGAGATTCTAACCGGTGCGATGCGGCATGTTTCCGGAAAGATAAAGAAGATAAAAAAGAACCACCTCATGCTCTTCCTGGAGCAACTGGGCGCAACAGTCTGTGTGAAGCTGACGGATGTGGCGCGGGTGAATAGGTTGAAATAA
- a CDS encoding Gfo/Idh/MocA family protein yields MNRRNFLQKSALSAAGLSLSPLFGSAYSAVYGQAAPSNKVKVALIGCRSMGFSNLSNFLKYPEVECVALCDIDDEWLNKRAADVEKSTGKKVANLYKDWRKVIDNKDVDVVIIGTPDHWHCLPTIFACQAGKDVYVEKPLSNTIEECNLMEKAARKYNRIVQVGQWQRSDPHWDEAANYLKAGNIGRIRTVKVWAYQDSKPTLPIIPDSPVPAGVDYDMWLGPAPKRPFNTYRFHYNFRFFWDYAGGLMSDWGVHLLDYALEGMNADLPSRVFSGGGKFAYPDDAMETPDTLMATYAYKDFNIIWDHACGINHGPFDKKEGLAFFGENGTLVLTRAGWEVLPVVVDKTPRMEAVPFKKGEGKGLYNHVGNFLECIKSRDLPNADIAIGARVAKMSHLANISCRLQREVRWDDTNSLFIGDNEATALSKAYYRAPWVLPKI; encoded by the coding sequence ATGAATAGAAGAAATTTTTTACAAAAGTCCGCATTATCTGCTGCCGGACTAAGTTTATCGCCATTGTTCGGTAGCGCATACAGCGCTGTCTACGGACAAGCGGCTCCCAGTAATAAAGTAAAAGTAGCCCTGATCGGATGCCGTTCGATGGGCTTTTCCAACCTCAGCAATTTCCTGAAATACCCGGAAGTGGAATGCGTCGCCCTTTGCGATATAGACGACGAATGGCTGAACAAACGGGCTGCCGATGTTGAAAAAAGCACCGGTAAGAAAGTCGCTAACTTATACAAAGACTGGCGTAAGGTCATAGACAACAAAGACGTAGACGTAGTAATCATCGGGACTCCCGACCACTGGCACTGCCTCCCTACAATCTTTGCCTGCCAGGCCGGTAAAGACGTATATGTTGAAAAACCGCTTTCCAACACCATCGAAGAATGTAACCTGATGGAGAAAGCCGCCCGCAAATACAACCGTATCGTACAGGTAGGCCAATGGCAACGCAGCGATCCGCATTGGGACGAAGCGGCCAACTACCTGAAAGCCGGCAACATCGGCCGTATCCGCACCGTGAAGGTATGGGCTTACCAGGACAGCAAACCTACCCTACCCATCATACCCGACAGCCCGGTTCCCGCAGGAGTGGATTACGACATGTGGCTAGGCCCGGCTCCGAAACGTCCGTTCAACACCTATCGTTTCCATTATAATTTCCGCTTCTTCTGGGATTATGCCGGCGGCCTGATGTCAGACTGGGGCGTGCACCTATTGGATTATGCCCTCGAAGGCATGAACGCCGACCTGCCCAGCCGCGTATTCTCCGGTGGCGGTAAGTTCGCCTATCCCGACGATGCGATGGAGACTCCCGATACCCTGATGGCCACTTATGCTTATAAGGATTTCAATATCATCTGGGATCATGCCTGCGGTATCAACCACGGCCCGTTCGATAAGAAAGAAGGACTGGCATTCTTTGGCGAAAACGGGACATTGGTACTCACCCGCGCCGGCTGGGAAGTGCTGCCGGTTGTGGTAGACAAAACACCCCGTATGGAGGCTGTCCCGTTCAAAAAAGGAGAAGGAAAAGGCTTGTACAACCACGTAGGAAATTTCCTGGAATGCATAAAAAGTCGTGATTTGCCCAATGCCGACATTGCCATCGGTGCACGGGTAGCCAAAATGTCGCACCTGGCAAATATATCATGCCGTCTGCAACGCGAAGTTCGCTGGGACGATACCAACAGTCTGTTTATCGGTGATAATGAGGCTACTGCATTATCAAAAGCTTACTATCGGGCTCCCTGGGTATTGCCCAAAATATGA